The Canis lupus familiaris isolate Mischka breed German Shepherd chromosome 1, alternate assembly UU_Cfam_GSD_1.0, whole genome shotgun sequence DNA window AGACCCTACTGCTCTCTGATGGGAAACATTAAGTCATTTACTACTTAGCTCTTAGGAAAATCACTCAAAACAAATATCCAGCTTTTAATCATGCTTCGATACATGGAAAAAATCCATACACCTATCATCTATAGCCAGTTAACCGCTGGATCGCCCAAGAACAAAGACAGGCGTTCTGAAGAGGCAAGGCCCTTTCGACCCCTGCACTAATATATCCCAGTGCATACACTTATATATCCCAGTGCATACACTTCATTCAACTTCATTAACAGTTGAAATCCTCCCATATGTAGGGAGAGGCATGCTGGAACACTTCTGCACTCTTTCCTTGCCAGTGTAGACTCTGGGCACATTGCACCTTGGTCAACACTTTTTGTGTCAGTTCTTCCTTTAGTTCATTGTCCTGTGAAATGTGACGCCCAaactgaaataaagcaaaaggttTACCCAGAAATGATGCTCATGTAAAAGAATTTAACACAACGACCTAACAACCCCTGAAGGTTTAATTCAGTCAACAATAAATAGGTCTCTGAGACTGTGTGTCAGGCATCATGGCCAGGGCTGAAGACACAAACTGGCTGAGCTCCCAGTCAGCTACAACTTGAGTCCTCCTGTGTCCAGTCTTAAGCACAGTGCCTTACAATACACAAAAAGAAAGGATTCTTTCTCTAAAGTGCTTGTGGTTGGTTGGAGATAAAATGCTGAGGAGTGAGCAGTGTAAGACAACCTGCTTAGGTAGTAACTAACTACATAGTTACTACATAGTAACTCTCCCATTCATCTACCATCATTGGGAGTGTGTCCCTCACAAGCAACTTACCTAACCGAAGGTTTTCAGACATCCTAACATTTTAATAAACCAAGCTCCAGTCACTGCTCTCCCAATGAGATGTGGGGTTCCAGGCAAATTCTGTCAGCGCTGAGGCCCACTTCCTCAGGCGTGAGACAGGTAATAtggacttatttttcttatttatttttaggatattgCTGAGAAGATCAAACGAGGTGAGCAAAAAGGTACTGTGGGTTATATATTTCTACACAAatgttaaacatttctttttaggCACATCTGTGCTTTCTAATGGTAAAGATTCTAAAGTAAAAACTATCCTTTTTTGCCTTCTTCGAGTTAGGAATTTCCAGAGTCAACAAGATTAACATCAGAGGCTGCGCACACAGCTGAGAGTACTCGGAGACTACAGATGCTGGCAGGTGAGTGGGGCTGTTCCTCCCTTGGCGTTGGCTCCCTGCTTCATTGTTGTCCCATCTCCTCCTCTGCTGACTGTTCCCCTATGCCATGCACTTCATGTTACAAGCCTCCCTCCTTCTCGGTCCTCTTGCTCCCAAGGCTTATTCGTATGTGCTACTACCTCAGGTCAGCTGTGAGATGGCAAAACCACCCCCAAAGTAaagtgaaattaaagaaaattaaattaaagaaaagagaCTTCAAATAAGAGGTAATCTCAAGAGTTAAGTGTGTCCTTCTAAACAACCAAGAAGCATTGTCATTGAAAATCGTTGCAATctcacttgcttttttaaaagcactGTTCACATTCTATTTAACTAAATAATCCAGtctttatatttgagaaaaatactgGGAATATTCATTTAACCGCTGAGGTTGAATGTGTCACCATCCTTCTCTGGCCCCTCCAACTTTCAGACATCCCTTCCAACTGCAGACAGCAACACCACATTAGCCCCTGTCCAGGATAAACCTTTACAAACTCATCATGCACAAGTATTTTTCAAACCAagtgttttatttcaaaaaactTCATAGTAAgtcaaaagcaaaaaggaatgtGTGAAAGTTAacagaaacaacagaaacatTAGCAGTACCAGCAACAACTGTATAGCCTGTTCTGCACAGGTACTTTAAGAGAACTTGAAGGCAAAGATATATCATGAacaatacactttttaaaaaaaaatcaaaacattaacTTCACATTATTATAGCTCACTCTTGAAGTTTCTGGACTAGAAAATGGAGAAGATTCCCACGacctattttctttctcaaaggaaTCATCTTCTTGGAAAGCAAACTTCTCCTTAAGTGCATGGGATATTAAAGACACTGGATCCCAATGTGAATCTTGTCTTTTCCGCTTATGAATGGGTTTACCGCCAGGtgacctatttaaaaaaattttttttaattaaactcttGTGCAATTTATGTTCCTTGTTGACAAACATACCAGAAATATAAGCATAATATATTGCAATCTAATTATTCTTCAAGAGAGTGAAAATTTTAGATGAAGAATAAGGAATCTGAAGGCACAATGAACTAGGAATCAGAAAACCAAGAAACCATGGGGGTAGGGCTCCACCACAACTTCGTTATGAGCTGAGATTATCAAATATCTTGGGGAttgaagatctttatttttaattttccaattttccagtGGAAtacttaaagaaatatttaagaacctTTAAGGGGACTATCAAATTCATGAAAAGTAAACCACTGGCTAATCATTCATTCAGTCTTCACTTAATGCCTACTATTATACCAGGCTCCATTTTACACTTTGAGAGTAGAGCCGTATCCTAACCTCATGGAACATTCTGGTGACAGGAAATCAATGACCAAGTGAGATCACTGCAGAGAGTAATGCATGCTAAGAATAAAATTAAGTAGTAATGTGACAGTGATTGGGACAACAGGACCTTAGGTGAGATGACCGGGAAAAGTAAAGAGGTTGCATCCTCTTATAGAGGACTCAGAGTTGGTGTCAGTATAAACAAACAGGAAGGAGTTTGGCATgtgtgagaaaaaagaaaaaaacggtACAGCTGGAGGCACAAAGTGACATGGGAAGTAGGACatgaagtcagagagagaagcaagggctggatcctggggtcACTAAAGAAGCCACAATAGGTGTCTGGATTATGTTCTAAGCACAATGGAAAACCCCCaaaagggttttaagcaggaaaTGGACAGATCGGacttcaaattttattctttcgttttcaaagatcttatttttaagtaatctctacactcagcatggggaTTGAATTTACAATCCCAAGATTAAGTCGTATGCTCCACCAACTAAACCAGCCAAATGCCCCTGGACTTCAATTTTTAAAGGATCACCCTGATTACTATATGGAGAAAAGATAAGGAAGCAAGGACACCGAGAGACGAATTAGGAGGCTACTGCAAGTCCAAGCTAAAGATGGTGGCTTAGACTGGCGGTGGTAGCTAGATCATGAGGGTACATACATTTGAGCTgtatgttgagaaaaaaaaaaatgagaaggaaaaggatgaTTCTAGATGTCTGGACTGAACAGACAACTGGGTGATGAACTGGGTGATGGtgctgccatttactgagatgcaTAAGACTTGCAGCAGAACAGGTTTTCAAGGTGGAGGAAGTGGACAGGTAGGAAGGAACACTTCTGTTTTGGACATGTGAAGCCTGAGACAACTGTGAGACAGGCAAAGGATGTCAGGCAGGCAATGCACCAGGTAGGCATGGGGTGCGGAGGAGAGAGATCAGGGATAGAAAAATAAGGGTGAAGGTCATTAGTATATCACTGGTGTGCACAGCCATAGGACTCGGTAAGATCACCAAAGGAAACAATGTGGATATAGAAGTAAAGGGGCTGAGACCTGGGCCTCGCACATGCCGACATTGCAGAGACCAGGCCCAGAACAAAGAATAAGCAAAGGAATAAAGAGTGGACGGTGAAGTAGGAGGAAAACCAAGTGTGATTTCCTTGAAACCAAAGAGTGTTCCAAGGAGGAGGGAACCACAAACTGTATCAAATACTGCCAAGACATCAGGTAAGAGGAATAAGAATTGACCACTGGGTTTAATTTAGCCAGAGAGTCACTGGTGACCTTGACAAATGGCAGTTTTCAGAGGAGTGACAGGGACAGAGACCATATGACAGCTGGTAGAAGAGGGCAGTGAGAGATGCAAACAAACAATTGACAAGAATTTAtaccaggaagaggagcagagaaacAATAGCTGGGGATATAATGTGTTTTGAAGATAAGAAATAATCAGGTGtaaggaaaatagagaaggacAATTTGATGATGTAGAAGACACAAGGGATAGTTTTAAGTAAAATCCTTGAGAAAGTAATAGAAGGGGAACCAGTGACCCAGGGGAGAACCTGGACATGAACAATGACATTTCATTCACAGTGACAAGATAGAAGGCAGAGAATATGAATAGTGATTCTGTAAAGATGGAGGAAGTCTCATCTGATTCTGCAGAATGTATAATGCAAGGTTAGCTGTAGAAAAAGAAGagtttgggggtggaggggagagtctactggcctccttgctgtgtCTCAGGTCATGGAACATAGTCACCATGTGACACTGACTGGGCCCAATGATACCAGTCAGCCCTCTTGCTGGAACAAGTGTGCACATCTAGCCACACTTTACTCTGTACCAGGTGCCTCATACAAGAATCAAATCATAACCTCATTAATAATGAAATGATGTATCTTCCCTAACACTAttacatggaaaatatatttactttctcaCTAAAAACCTCACTGAAGGATTTTCAGATGAACACGGCAGCTCTCTGGGAAATCCTACTAAAAGCATagtgaagggacacctgggtggctcagcagttgagcgtctgcctttggctccaggcgtgatcccagggtccccagatcgaatcccacatcgggctcccagctggagcccacttcttcctctccctgtgtctctgcctctctttctgtgtctctcatgaataaataagtaaaatcttaaaacaaaatgaaacaaacatcaTTAATAGAATTTTGGTTCATTTCTCAAGTTATGCTAACATACCGTTCAATAGCCCGAAGCTTAACCTTATTCAAGTCCTTTAGAACATCCAACATGTTTGGAACATCTTGATTTTCCTGGTTTTTGGAACGACTGTAATTGGTCTTACTGTTGTCACCTGGGTgctgttttttcatttcattggctGCATTATCCAAGTCACATGTATTTTTCAACCCTGACTGTGTGAGAGAACacagaggctgtggagaaaaaagCTGAGggggcagtggaggaggaggcggaggaggagggaaaagcattGAACTTGAAAATGGATCCGGCTGGGCACCCAGTTCAGCAGTCCCTGGTGATGGCTGTTGTCCCAAACTGCTAGGCTCGTCATTTAAGTCAAAGAAGCCTAAAAACAAAGCAGTCTGTTGAAAAATCATGCAAAGTTCTCTTCAACATAACACATAACACTAATTAGAGAACCAAAACAGGAACAATTTCTGTAAGGCTACTAAAATAATGATATGGTGgccaggaaagaaaagc harbors:
- the MTFR2 gene encoding mitochondrial fission regulator 2, whose amino-acid sequence is MSLIWNILREMLEYFGVPIDQVLQIRENKDYGSARSIVRIIGKILPLEPCPRPNFELIPLLNSVDSGNCGSVVPSFADTLCVANDEEASYFRFRNNIWKHEEEQKTEFFHSLQPVWNPLSPALRQSKRMKNDGSVGEAAFKKIAALEEELTFLRTQIAAIVGRRGPKTSVHESFFDLNDEPSSLGQQPSPGTAELGAQPDPFSSSMLFPPPPPPPPLPPQLFSPQPLCSLTQSGLKNTCDLDNAANEMKKQHPGDNSKTNYSRSKNQENQDVPNMLDVLKDLNKVKLRAIERSPGGKPIHKRKRQDSHWDPVSLISHALKEKFAFQEDDSFEKENRSWESSPFSSPETSRVSYNNVKLMF